Proteins from one Salvelinus alpinus chromosome 34, SLU_Salpinus.1, whole genome shotgun sequence genomic window:
- the LOC139563606 gene encoding dihydropyrimidinase-related protein 5-like isoform X1: MRVKSDFSSACLSFRENMQRAIMSSSSATTRILIKGGKVVNDDVTQEADVYIENGIIMQVGEGLMIPGGAKVIDASGKLVLPGGIDTSVHLQQTFMNATTVDDYYSGTKAALAGGTTMVIGLVLPEKNESLLKAYEKTRSQADSKACCDYALHMGVTWWGPKVRAEMESLVRDKGINSFQMIMAYKDLFMLRDSELFQALQNCKDIGAVARVLAENGELVAEGAKEALDLGISGPEGIEISRPEELEAEATHRAITIANRAHCPIYLVNVSSMSAGNVLATAKMQGKVVHGETTTAHAVLNGLQYYHQDWAHAAAYVTVPPLRLDPNTPNYLMSLLGNDTLNVVASDHRPFTTKQKAMGKDDFTKIPHGVPGIQDRMSVIWERGVVGGKMDENRFVAVTSSNAAKIYNLYPRKGRIIPGADADVVVWDPEGTRTISVDNQVQGGDYNLYESLRCHGVPLVTISRGRLVYENGVFTCSEGSGKFYPLRTFPDYLYKKMVQREKCQALKAVEREPYEGDVAVMHSGKKDCGPCDGDTPTRPHTKHGGQRDLHESSFSLSGSQIDDKTPKRSSARILAPPGGRSSGIW, translated from the exons ATGAGAGTGAAAAGTGATTTCTCATCTGCGTGTCTCTCTTTCAGAGAAAATATGCAGAG AGCCATCATGTCTTCCAGTTCAGCGACAACCAGGATCCTGATCAAGGGTGGCAAG GTGGTGAACGATGACGTGACGCAGGAGGCAGACGTCTACATTGAGAACGGCATCATCATGCAGGTGGGGGAGGGGCTGATGATCCCGGGAGGGGCCAAGGTGATTGACGCTTCTGGGAAACTGGTCCTCCCCGGGGGGATCGACACCAGTGTGCACCTCCAGCAGACGTTCATGAATGCGACCACCGTGGACGACTACTACAGTGGCACCAAG GCAGCCCTGGCTGGAGGGACCACCATGGTTATAGGACTTGTGTTACCAGAGAAGAACGAATCTCTGCTGAAAGCCTATGAGAAGACCCGCTCCCAGGCTGACAGTAAAGCCTGCTGCGACTACGCCCTGCATATGGGGGTCACCTGGTGGGGGCCAAAG GTACGAGCTGAGATGGAGAGCCTGGTGAGAGATAAAGGCATCAACTCGTTCCAGATGATCATGGCCTATAAGGACCTGTTCATGCTGAGGGACTCTGAGCTCTTCCAGGCCCTACAGAACTGTAAGGACATCGGGGCCGTGGCCCGCGTACTCGCTGAGAACGGAGAGCTGGTGGCCGAG GGCGCCAAGGAGGCATTGGACCTGGGCATCAGCGGCCCTGAGGGCATCGAGATCAGCAGACCAGAGGAG CTGGAGGCAGAGGCCACCCATCGTGCGATTACCATCGCCAATAGG GCCCACTGCCCTATCTACCTTGTCAACGTGTCCAGCATGTCAGCAGGAAATGTGCTCGCCACAGCTAAGATGCAGG GTAAAGTAGTCCATGGGGAGACGACCACGGCCCATGCAGTGCTGAATGGTCTGCAGTACTACCACCAGGACTGGGCCCATGCTGCAGCCTACGTCACAGTGCCTCCTCTACGTCTGGACCCCAATACACCAAACTACCTGATGAGTCTACTGGGGAa TGACACGCTGAACGTAGTGGCGTCTGACCACCGTCCCTTTACGACCAAACAGAAGGCAATGGGCAAGGATGACTTCACAAAGATCCCCCACGGAGTACCGGGCATCCAGGACCGCATGAGCGTCatctgggagagaggagtg GTTGGAGGCAAGATGGATGAGAACCGTTTTGTTGCGGTGACCAGTTCCAACGCAGCTAAGATCTACAACCTTTACCCCAGGAAGGGTAGGATCATCCCAGGGGCTGACGCTGATGTGGTGGTCTGGGACCCAGAAGGGACCAG GACCATCTCTGTGGACAACCAGGTGCAGGGTGGAGACTACAACCTGTACGAGAGTCTCCGTTGCCATGGTGTCCCCCTGGTTACCATCAGCCGTGGCCGTCTGGTCTATGAGAACGGCGTGTTCACGTGTTCTGAGGGCTCTGGGAAGTTCTATCCTCTCAGGACCTTCCCAGACTACCTTTATAAAAAGATGGTGCAGCGGGAGAAG TGTCAGGCCCTGAAGGCGGTGGAGCGTGAGCCGTACGAAGGAGACGTAGCAGTGATGCATTCTGGGAAGAAGGACTGTGGACCGTGTGACGGGGACACTCCAACACGACCACACACCAAGCACGGAGGACAGCGAGACCTGCATGAGTCTAGCTTCAGCCTTTCTG GTTCCCAGATCGATGATAAAACCCCAAAGAGATCTTCTGCGAGGATTCTGGCCCCCCCAGGTGGTCGATCCAGTGGAATCTGGTAA
- the LOC139563606 gene encoding dihydropyrimidinase-related protein 5-like isoform X2 — MSSSSATTRILIKGGKVVNDDVTQEADVYIENGIIMQVGEGLMIPGGAKVIDASGKLVLPGGIDTSVHLQQTFMNATTVDDYYSGTKAALAGGTTMVIGLVLPEKNESLLKAYEKTRSQADSKACCDYALHMGVTWWGPKVRAEMESLVRDKGINSFQMIMAYKDLFMLRDSELFQALQNCKDIGAVARVLAENGELVAEGAKEALDLGISGPEGIEISRPEELEAEATHRAITIANRAHCPIYLVNVSSMSAGNVLATAKMQGKVVHGETTTAHAVLNGLQYYHQDWAHAAAYVTVPPLRLDPNTPNYLMSLLGNDTLNVVASDHRPFTTKQKAMGKDDFTKIPHGVPGIQDRMSVIWERGVVGGKMDENRFVAVTSSNAAKIYNLYPRKGRIIPGADADVVVWDPEGTRTISVDNQVQGGDYNLYESLRCHGVPLVTISRGRLVYENGVFTCSEGSGKFYPLRTFPDYLYKKMVQREKCQALKAVEREPYEGDVAVMHSGKKDCGPCDGDTPTRPHTKHGGQRDLHESSFSLSGSQIDDKTPKRSSARILAPPGGRSSGIW, encoded by the exons ATGTCTTCCAGTTCAGCGACAACCAGGATCCTGATCAAGGGTGGCAAG GTGGTGAACGATGACGTGACGCAGGAGGCAGACGTCTACATTGAGAACGGCATCATCATGCAGGTGGGGGAGGGGCTGATGATCCCGGGAGGGGCCAAGGTGATTGACGCTTCTGGGAAACTGGTCCTCCCCGGGGGGATCGACACCAGTGTGCACCTCCAGCAGACGTTCATGAATGCGACCACCGTGGACGACTACTACAGTGGCACCAAG GCAGCCCTGGCTGGAGGGACCACCATGGTTATAGGACTTGTGTTACCAGAGAAGAACGAATCTCTGCTGAAAGCCTATGAGAAGACCCGCTCCCAGGCTGACAGTAAAGCCTGCTGCGACTACGCCCTGCATATGGGGGTCACCTGGTGGGGGCCAAAG GTACGAGCTGAGATGGAGAGCCTGGTGAGAGATAAAGGCATCAACTCGTTCCAGATGATCATGGCCTATAAGGACCTGTTCATGCTGAGGGACTCTGAGCTCTTCCAGGCCCTACAGAACTGTAAGGACATCGGGGCCGTGGCCCGCGTACTCGCTGAGAACGGAGAGCTGGTGGCCGAG GGCGCCAAGGAGGCATTGGACCTGGGCATCAGCGGCCCTGAGGGCATCGAGATCAGCAGACCAGAGGAG CTGGAGGCAGAGGCCACCCATCGTGCGATTACCATCGCCAATAGG GCCCACTGCCCTATCTACCTTGTCAACGTGTCCAGCATGTCAGCAGGAAATGTGCTCGCCACAGCTAAGATGCAGG GTAAAGTAGTCCATGGGGAGACGACCACGGCCCATGCAGTGCTGAATGGTCTGCAGTACTACCACCAGGACTGGGCCCATGCTGCAGCCTACGTCACAGTGCCTCCTCTACGTCTGGACCCCAATACACCAAACTACCTGATGAGTCTACTGGGGAa TGACACGCTGAACGTAGTGGCGTCTGACCACCGTCCCTTTACGACCAAACAGAAGGCAATGGGCAAGGATGACTTCACAAAGATCCCCCACGGAGTACCGGGCATCCAGGACCGCATGAGCGTCatctgggagagaggagtg GTTGGAGGCAAGATGGATGAGAACCGTTTTGTTGCGGTGACCAGTTCCAACGCAGCTAAGATCTACAACCTTTACCCCAGGAAGGGTAGGATCATCCCAGGGGCTGACGCTGATGTGGTGGTCTGGGACCCAGAAGGGACCAG GACCATCTCTGTGGACAACCAGGTGCAGGGTGGAGACTACAACCTGTACGAGAGTCTCCGTTGCCATGGTGTCCCCCTGGTTACCATCAGCCGTGGCCGTCTGGTCTATGAGAACGGCGTGTTCACGTGTTCTGAGGGCTCTGGGAAGTTCTATCCTCTCAGGACCTTCCCAGACTACCTTTATAAAAAGATGGTGCAGCGGGAGAAG TGTCAGGCCCTGAAGGCGGTGGAGCGTGAGCCGTACGAAGGAGACGTAGCAGTGATGCATTCTGGGAAGAAGGACTGTGGACCGTGTGACGGGGACACTCCAACACGACCACACACCAAGCACGGAGGACAGCGAGACCTGCATGAGTCTAGCTTCAGCCTTTCTG GTTCCCAGATCGATGATAAAACCCCAAAGAGATCTTCTGCGAGGATTCTGGCCCCCCCAGGTGGTCGATCCAGTGGAATCTGGTAA
- the LOC139563610 gene encoding microtubule-associated protein RP/EB family member 3-like encodes MAVNVHATSVSCDTLSRHDMLAWLNDSLHLTYTKIEQLCSGAAYCQFMDMLFPGCVLLKKVKFQAKLEHEFIHNFKVLQAAFKRMGVDKIIPVEKLVKGKFQDNFEFVQWFKKFFDANYDGKEYDPLQARQGQDVNPAPNPGPQRHSPTVPKILPTPQRVLNTTVHVRKAPAPARNGGTDAELLELNQQLMELKLTVDGLEKERDFYFSKLRDIELICQEHESDTNPHLSRIMDILYATEDGFAAPDDDEIDGQAHLDQDEY; translated from the exons ATGGCAGTGAATGTGCACGCTACGTCTGTGTCCTGTGACACCCTGAGCCGACATGACATGCTGGCCTGGCTCAACGACTCCCTGCACCTCACCTacaccaagatagaacagctCTGCTCGG GGGCAGCGTACTGTCAGTTCATGGACATGCTGTTTCCAGGCTGTGTCCTTCTAAAGAAGGTCAAGTTCCAGGCCAAGCTGGAACACGAGTTCATACACAACTTCAAGGTTCTCCAGGCGGCCTTCAAGAGGATGGGCGTTGACAAA ATAATTCCCGTGGAGAAGCTGGTAAAAGGAAAGTTCCAGGATAACTTTGAGTTTGTGCAGTGGTTCAAAAAATTCTTTGACGCCAACTATGATGGGAAGGAGTACGACCCGCTACAGGCCAGACAGGGACAAGATGTGAACCCCGCCCCCAATCCAG GCCCCCAGAGGCACTCGCCCACGGTGCCCAAGATCCTACCCACGCCCCAGAGGGTGCTGAACACCACTGTGCATGTGCGGAAGGCCCCGGCCCCGGCGCGGAACGGGGGCACCGACGCGGAACTGTTGGAGCTAAATCAACAG TTGATGGAGCTGAAGTTAACAGTGGACGgactagagaaggagagagatttcTACTTCAGTAAGCTGAGAGACATTGAGCTGATCTGTCAGGAACACGAGAGTGACACCAACCCTCACCTCTCCAGGATCATGGACATTCTCTACGCCACAGAG GACGGCTTTGCTGCTCCAGATGATGACGAGATTGATGGACAGGCCCACTTGGACCAGGATGAATACTGA